A DNA window from Vigna angularis cultivar LongXiaoDou No.4 chromosome 1, ASM1680809v1, whole genome shotgun sequence contains the following coding sequences:
- the LOC108319726 gene encoding putative clathrin assembly protein At2g01600, with the protein MGTLQSWRRAYGAIKDTTKVGLAHVNSDYADLDVAIVKATNHVECPPKERHLRKILFATSAVRPRADVAYCIHALSRRLAKTRNWTVALKTLIVIHRLLREGDPTFREELLNFSQRGRILQLSNFKDDSSPIAWDCSAWVRTYALFLEERLECFRILKYDIEAERLPKPAQGQEKGYSKTRDLDSEELLEQLPALQQLLHRLVGCRPEGAAVSNYVIQYALALVLKESFKIYCAINDGIINLVDKFFEMPRHEANKALEAYKRAGQQAASLSDFYDVCKGLELARNFQFPALREPPQSFLTTMEEYIKEAPRVVTVPSEPLLQLTYRPEVLAIEDTKPSDEEQEPPPVPVDNNVVSDSEPAPPPPPPSHNNFETGDLLGLNDTAPDASLIEERNSLALAIVPTETGTPSAFNSTSAQTKDFDPTGWELALVSTPSTDISAANERQLAGGLDSLTLNSLYDEAAYRSQQPIYGAAAPNPFEVQDPFALSRSVPPPPAVQMAAMQHQANPFGPYQPFQPQTQPQQQQQHMLMNPANPFGDTGFGAFPPNAVSHPQNNPFGSTGLL; encoded by the exons ATGGGTACGCTTCAGTCTTGGAGGAGAGCCTACGGTGCGATCAAGGACACCACCAAAGTGGGTCTTGCCCATGTCAATAGCGATTACGCG GATTTGGATGTTGCCATAGTCAAAGCTACGAACCACGTCGAGTGTCCCCCCAAAGAGAGGCACCTCAGAA AGATTCTGTTTGCCACGTCTGCTGTTCGACCTAGGGCTGATGTTGCTTACTGTATTCACGCCCTTTCCCGGCGGTTGGCAAAGACGCGCAATTGGACG GTGGCATTGAAAACACTGATAGTCATCCATAGGTTATTGAGAGAGGGTGATCCTACTTTTAGAGAAGAACTTCTTAATTTCTCACAAAGAGGACGGATTCTCCAACTTTCGAATTTCAAGGATGATTCTAGCCCaattg CTTGGGATTGCTCTGCCTGGGTACGTACTTATGCACTATTTTTAGAAGAAAGACTTGAATGTTTTCGGATTCTGAAGTATGATATTGAAGCTGAGCGTCTACCCAAACCTGCCCAAGGGCAGGAGAAG GGGTACAGTAAGACCAGGGATTTGGATAGTGAGGAGCTATTGGAGCAGTTGCCTGCTTTGCAGCAGCTGCTGCATCGCCTTGTTGGTTGTCGG CCAGAGGGAGCAGCTGTTAGCAATTATGTGATACAATATGCTTTGGCTCTG gtaCTGAAAGAGAGCTTTAAGATTTATTGTGCTATTAATGATGGCATTATCAATCTTGTTGATAAG TTTTTTGAGATGCCCAGACACGAAGCTAACAAAGCCCTTGAAGCTTACAAACGTGCAGGTCAACAG GCAGCAAGTCTATCTGATTTCTACGATGTTTGCAAAGGGTTGGAACTTGCTAGGAATTTTCAGTTTCCTGCCTTAAGAGAA CCTCCACAATCTTTTCTTACAACCATGGAAGAGTACATTAAGGAGGCACCACGAGTGGTTACAGTTCCAAGTGAACCGTTG CTACAATTGACTTACAGACCAGAAGTTCTTGCAATTGAAGATACCAAACCATCTGATGAAGAACAGGAGCCGCCACCAGTTCCGGTTGACAATAATGTTGTCTCTGATTCTGAACCTGcacctcctccaccaccaccatctcATAACAATTTTGAAACTGGAGACCTGCTG GGACTGAATGACACTGCGCCTGATGCATCCCTCATAGAGGAAAGAAATTCTCTTGCCCTAGCCATAGTCCCCACTGAAACTG GCACTCCATCAGCTTTTAACTCAACTTCTGCTCAAACAAAAGATTTTGATCCAACTGGATGGGAGCTTGCCCTGGTCAGCACTCCAAGTACTGATATTTCTGCAGCCAATGAGAGACAATTG GCTGGTGGATTGGACTCTCTCACTCTTAATAGCTTATACGATGAAGCGGCATATAGATCTCAACAACCAATATACGGAGCAGCAGCGCCAAATCCATTTGAAGTGCAGGATCCATTTGCTTTATCAAGGAGCGTCCCTCCCCCCCCTGCTGTTCAAATGGCAGCAATGCAACATCAAGCAAATCCTTTTGGACCTTACCAACCATTTCAACCTCAGACACAGCCAcaacagcagcagcagcatATGTTGATGAACCCAGCAAATCCCTTTGGGGATACAGGATTTGGAGCATTCCCCCCCAATGCTGTTTCTCACCCACAGAACAATCCATTTGGAAGCACAGGCTTGTTATAA
- the LOC108319684 gene encoding adenylate isopentenyltransferase 3, chloroplastic-like: MSLRDNLKTFEFPLKSSDKIQVYKGIHIITNNVSESQHSGIPHHLLAIIDDPDYDSTIHDFCNHVLLALDTIVQNGHLPIIVGGSNTYLTPLLEDPDVAFRSKYNCCFIWVDVLLPVLFPYLDKRVDKMVDAGVVDEIREAFVAGPDCSRGIRRVIGVPELEEFFLLEKQVEITVHGDRRRWIWKTSVVLLR, translated from the exons ATGTCGCTAAGGGACAA TTTGAAAACCTTCGAATTTCCTCTTAAATCATCTGACAAAATCCAAGTTTATAAGGGTATTCACATCATCACCAACAATGTTTCAGAGTCTCAACATTCTGGCATTCCCCATCACCTTCTTGCCATCATTGACGACCCTGATTACGACTCCACCATTCATGACTTCTGCAACCATGTACTTCTCGCTCTTGATACCATCGTTCAAAACGGACACCTACCCATTATCGTGGGTGGCTCCAACACTTACCTCACACCCTTGCTTGAGGACCCTGACGTTGCTTTTCGTTCCAAAtataattgttgtttcatctggGTCGATGTGTTGTTACCAGTATTGTTTCCGTATCTGGACAAAAGGGTGGACAAAATGGTTGATGCAGGAGTTGTGGATGAGATTCGAGAAGCTTTTGTTGCTGGACCAGATTGCAGTCGTGGAATTAGAAGAGTCATTGGGGTTCCTGAGCTTGAAGAATTTTTCCTTCTGGAGAAACAAGT GGAAATAACTGTTCACGGTGATCGGCGACGATGGATTTGGAAAACGAGCGTTGTTCTCTTGCGATGA
- the LOC108319719 gene encoding NAD(P)H-quinone oxidoreductase subunit L, chloroplastic, whose translation MRCSFSLHVPKALPPLPISSIGTTSLFFASKHKNTTRPSQSLSVSCCTHKPDNHLTFNYTNFALHFGTLLALAEQPVLAVTGENNRPELSWVLTQWGIGMFVYFLVVPPVIMIWLWKRWYRRGLLEMYLQFMFVFIFFPGVILWAPFLNFRKFPRDPDMQYPWSVPEDPSKIRSSYSKYPYAEPEDYDNL comes from the exons ATGAGGTGCTCATTCAGCCTCCATGTTCCCAAAGCTCTTCCTCCTCTTCCCATTTCCTCCATTGGGACAACTTCTCTCTTCTTTGCTTCcaagcacaaaaacacaacTAGGCCTTCCCAATCACTATCT GTCTCATGCTGCACCCACAAACCAGATAATCATCTCACTTTTAACTATACCAATTTCGCACTGCATTTCGGAACACTCTTGGCCTTG GCGGAGCAGCCAGTGTTAGCAGTGACAGGAGAGAATAACCGGCCAGAACTCTCCTGGGTTTTGACACAATGGGGGATTGGTATGTTTGTTTATTTCCTTGTGGTGCCA CCAGTAATCATGATATGGCTTTGGAAAAGATGGTATAGAAGAGGGTTGCTGGAGATGTATCTGCAATTCATGTttgtcttcattttcttccccgg GGTTATTCTTTGGGCACCATTTTTAAACTTCAGGAAATTCCCACGAGACCCTGACATGCAGTACCCTTGGTCTGTACCTGAAGATCCTTCAAAAATCAGAAGTTCATATTCAAAGTACCCATATGCCGAACCTGAAGATTATGATAATCTATAA
- the LOC108319718 gene encoding uncharacterized protein LOC108319718, with protein sequence MEEKHAAASESAHAESNGISNGSDHGWQKVTYAKKQKKKTNNTANGSDSRANSNKLVPNGTLSGSDAIFLSLELQSEDRRRKILEARKAADAAYDDDVAPGRSKQRSRNDEEDDEDDENVEHSTENGKAEEKKVKQKKPKKPKVTVAEAAAKIDAADLGAFLVDISASFETQQDILMMRFADYFGRAFSAVAASQFPWVKLFRESPVAKITDMPLSHISEAVYKTSVDWINHRSPEALSSFLLWSLDSILSDLGSQQTAAKGSKKAVQQVSSKSQVAMFVVLAMVLRRKPDALITVLPTLRENTKYQGQDKLPVIVWMIAQASVGDLSVGLYAWARNLLPIVIGKSGNPQSRDLVLQLVEKILSTPKARPVLVNSAVRKGERLIPPSAFEILLWVTFPPSSTRVKATERFEAVYATLKEVALGGSTGSKAMKQVSLQIFNFAIKAAGENNPELSKEAAGILIWCLSQNTECYKQWEKVYQDNIEASVSALKKLSDDWKELSTKLSPYESLRDTLKNFKQKNEKVLASETDAARHAYFKDADKYCKIILGRVSRSHGCTSCLTLTVLALAVGAAVLLSPGMESLDFKKLSEVFNSQY encoded by the exons ATGGAGGAAAAGCACGCAGCAGCCTCGGAATCCGCGCACGCCGAATCTAACGGTATCTCTAATGGCTCCGACCACGGTTGGCAGAAGGTGACCTACGCTAAGaaacagaagaagaagaccaaCAACACCGCCAACGGCTCCGATTCTCGAGCTAATTCCAACAAGCTCGTTCCAAACGGGACTTTGTCCGGCTCCGATGCCATTTTCCTGTCACTGGAACTGCAATCGGAGGATCGCCGCCGCAAAATTCTGGAGGCGCGGAAGGCAGCCGATGCCGCATACGACGACGATGTCGCGCCGGGCAGATCAAAGCAGCGGTCTCGAAATGACGAAGAAGATGACGAAGACGACGAGAATGTGGAGCATTCCACGGAGAACGGGAAGGCGGAGGAGAAAAAGGTGAAGCAGAAGAAGCCAAAAAAGCCTAAGGTTACGGTGGCCGAGGCGGCGGCGAAGATCGACGCTGCTGATCTGGGCGCTTTCCTCGTTGATATATCG GCATCGTTCGAGACGCAGCAGGACATATTGATGATGCGGTTCGCTGATTATTTTGGACGTGCTTTTTCTGCCGTGGCCGCATCTCAGTTTCCCTGGGTGAAGTTGTTCAGGGAGTCACCTGTTGCTAAGATCACCGAT ATGCCACTTTCTCACATATCTGAAGCTGTATATAAAACATCGGTTGACTGGATCAACCACCGGTCTCCTGAGGCACTTAGTTCCTTTCTGCTTTGGTCTTTAGATAGCATTCTTTCTGACTTGGGTAGCCAGCAAACTGCGGCAAAGGGTTCCAAAAAAGCTGTGCAGCAAGTTTCTTCAAAATCTCAG GTTGCCATGTTTGTTGTTTTAGCAATGGTATTGCGCCGAAAGCCAGATGCTCTAATAACTGTGTTGCCCACATTGAGGGAGAACACAAAGTATCAAGGGCAAGATAAGCTTCCAGTGATTGTATGGATGATAGCTCAG GCCTCTGTAGGGGATCTCTCAGTAGGTTTGTATGCTTGGGCACGGAATCTCCTACCCATAGTGATTGGCAAAAGTGGTAACCCCCAATCCAGGGATTTGGTTTTGCAGCTGGTGGAAAA AATTTTGTCTACCCCAAAAGCACGGCCTGTTTTAGTAAATAGTGCTGTGAGAAAAGGGGAACGATTAATTCCTCCTTCTGCATTTGAAATTTTGCTCTGGGTTACTTTCCCTCCATCTTCGACTAGAGTAAAG GCTACCGAAAGATTTGAGGCCGTGTATGCCACTCTGAAAGAGGTGGCTCTTGGAGGTTCTACTGGAAGTAAAGCAATGAAACAAGTTTCACTGCAGATATTCAATTTTGCTATCAAAGCAGCTGGAGAAA ACAATCCCGAGTTATCTAAAGAAGCAGCTGGTATTTTAATTTGGTGTTTGAGTCAAAACACAGAATGCTACAAGCAATGG GAAAAAGTTTATCAAGACAACATTGAAGCAAGTGTTTCAGCTCTGAAGAAGCTTTCCGATGATTGGAAGGAGCTATCAACAAAATTGTCTCCTTATGAGTCACTGAGGGATACCTTGAAAAATTTTAAGCAAAAG AATGAGAAAGTATTGGCTTCCGAGACTGATGCTGCTCGTCACGCATACTTCAAGGATGCGGATAAATATTGCAAGATAATCCTAGGAAGAGTCTCACGAAGCCATGGATGCACGTCTTGTTTAACCTTAACAGTTCTTGCTTTGGCTGTGGGTGCTGCCGTTCTTTTGTCCCCCGGTATGGAATCTTTGGATTTTAAGAAGCTCTCCGAAGTTTTCAACTCTCAGTACTGA
- the LOC108319683 gene encoding uncharacterized protein LOC108319683: MEEEVSKVGHEEVNVHEEEMTEKERYGGKEHDYGGHEQEEVNVVVEEVEMGEEEGDDSEEQDSDVNVAVEEVEMGEEEGDGGEEHDSDVNVAVEEVEMGEEEGDGGEEHDSDVNVDVKEVEMGEEEGDGGKEQDSNVNMVVEQDYLHGEEEGGNVVEGKVEASGVESLDDSKEERMANDDDGFGTQNDRWSKIGLMIVFDEILNGVEHRLCLRHLYNNYKKKLVEGC, translated from the exons atggaggaagaggtttCCAAAGTGGGTCACGAAGAGGTTAATGTACATGAGGAAGAAATGACTGAGAAAGAGCGTTATGGTGGTAAGGAACATGATTATGGTGGTCACGAACAAGAGGAGGTTAATGTGGTTGTAGAAGAGGttgaaatgggtgaggaagaGGGTGATGATAGTGAGGAACAAGATTCAGATGTTAATGTGGCTGTAGAAGAGGttgaaatgggtgaggaagaGGGTGATGGTGGTGAGGAACATGATTCAGATGTTAATGTGGCTGTAGAAGAGGttgaaatgggtgaggaagaGGGTGATGGTGGTGAGGAACATGATTCAGATGTTAATGTGGATGTAAAAGAGGttgaaatgggtgaggaagaGGGTGATGGTGGTAAGGAACAAGATTCAAATGTTAATATGGTTGTAGAACAGGATTATCTTCATGGTGAAGAGGAAGGGGGAAATGTGGTTGAGGGGAAAGTAGAAGCTTCAGGTGTAGAATCTCTGGATGAtagtaaagaagaaagaatggcaaatgatgatgatgggttTGGTACTCAAAATGATAGGTGGAGCAAGATC GGATTAATGATagtttttgatgaaattttgaatgGAGTGGAGCACAGGTTGTGCTTAAGGCATCTGTACAACAATTATAAGAAGAAATTGGTGGAGGGGTGCTGA